TTGACCGAGATCACCTTGGTGAAGTCGGCGAGCGACGTCTCGTGGGTGTGTGAGGAGCGCAGGATGCCCGCCGCGTTGACCAGGACGTCCAGGCCGCCCAGAGCCGCGAGCGCGGAGGCGACGCCCGAGCGGACGGACGCCTCGTCGGCGATGTCCACCACCACCGTGGTCAGCCTGCCCGCGTCGGCGCCCGCCTTCGCGTAGGTGTCCTTCAGGCCCGCCTCGCTCACGTCGGCGGCGACGACCTGGCCGCCCTCGGCCAGGATGCGCAGCACGGTGGCCTGCCCGATGCCGGAGCCGCCGCCGGTGACCAGGGCGCGACGTCCTTCGTATCGGTTCATCTCGATCTTCCTTCGGTGGGTGTGTCGTGCGGGCCGAGCGGCCTGCCTATGTCACCGTACGCCCAGGTGGCACGTTTTGCCATCATGGCGATTCGCGCCTTCGCTCTCCTCCGGCGCGTACCCTTTCCCCATGAACCGTCCCCGGACCTCCTCCCCCGCCCCGGCGTCGCTGACCGAGCGCCGCAAGGCGGCCACCCAGCTGGACATCGCCCGTGCGGCGGCCGAGCTGTTCACGGAGAAGGGGCCCGACGGCACGACCGCGGAGGAGATCGCGGCCCGCGCGGGAGTCGCGCTGCGCACGTTCTACCGGTACTTCCGCAGCAAGCAGGACGCGGTCGGGCCGCTTCTCTCGGCCGGCGGTGACCGCTGGCGCGCACTGCTCGCGGAGACCGGCCCGGACGTGGACCTCGCCCGGGCCCTGGAATCCGCGGCGGTCGCCTCGCTGAGGCCGGCCGGAGGCATGGGGGAGGAGGAAGGGCTGCGCTGGACCCGCGGCCTGCTGCGGGCAGCCCAGGACGATCCCGCCCTGCGGGCCGTCTGGTACCGGGTGAACCAGGAGTCCGAGGAACAGCTCCTGCCGGTGGTGAGCCGTCTCGTGGGACCGGAGGCCGATCCGCTGGAGGTCCGGCTGGTCGCCGCCGCGGCGACCGACGCGATCCGGGTGGCGCTGGAGGTGTGGGCGGTGACGGCCCCGGACTCGGCCGACTCCACCTCGCCGGCCGACCTCGTGACCCGGTGCCTGCGTGAACTGACGCGTGGGCTGGGCCTGTTGGAGCGCTGAGGGCTTTCCCGTGATCCCCGGCGGGCACGGTGGGTACGGCGGGTACGCGGCGGGCCGGTGCGGTGCGGTGGGGTGCGGTGGAGTGCGGTGGAGT
This DNA window, taken from Streptomyces nitrosporeus, encodes the following:
- a CDS encoding TetR family transcriptional regulator, with protein sequence MNRPRTSSPAPASLTERRKAATQLDIARAAAELFTEKGPDGTTAEEIAARAGVALRTFYRYFRSKQDAVGPLLSAGGDRWRALLAETGPDVDLARALESAAVASLRPAGGMGEEEGLRWTRGLLRAAQDDPALRAVWYRVNQESEEQLLPVVSRLVGPEADPLEVRLVAAAATDAIRVALEVWAVTAPDSADSTSPADLVTRCLRELTRGLGLLER